A genomic region of Dunckerocampus dactyliophorus isolate RoL2022-P2 chromosome 8, RoL_Ddac_1.1, whole genome shotgun sequence contains the following coding sequences:
- the nop56 gene encoding nucleolar protein 56, translating to MVLLHVLYEHASGYALFAVKEVEEIGMLLPQVESSVLSLGKFNSLVSLAAFFPFKSAQGALENINAISEGVVHADLKLFLETNLPHSGKKKAVLGVGDAKIGAALQEEFGFSIQTSGVVAEIIRGIRLHFHLLVKGLTSEAASKAQLGLGHSYSRAKVKFNVNRADNMIIQSIALLDQLDKDINTFSMRVREWYGYHFPELVKIVPDNSMYCRLAQLIGNRKELTDESVETLEEVVMDNAKAQAILEASRSSMGMDISPIDLINIERFSNRVVSLAAYRLELQEYLRSKMGQVAPNLAALIGDVVGARLISHAGSLTNLAKYPASTVQILGAEKALFRALKTRGNTPKYGLIFHSTFIGRAAAKNKGRISRYLANKCTIASRIDCFSELPSSVFGDKLREQVEERLSFYETGEVPRKNVDVMKEAVKEATDVAVEMKRKLDKQEKKRKKREKKLQELQANGDAEVNGDAETPVAKKKQKHAAEETPAAENGGDTSAKKKRKAEAEEADEVEEADAPAKKKKKRKSEAADAEPAEVTPVTPVSEKKKKKKKNAE from the exons ATG GTGCTTTTGCATGTGTTGTACGAGCACGCGTCTGGATATGCCTTGTTTGCTGTTAAGGAGGTGGAGGAGATCGGCATGCTACTGCCTCAG gttGAGAGTAGTGTGCTGAGCCTTGGCAAGTTCAACAGTTTAGTGAGCCTGGCTGCCTTTTTCCCCTTCAAGTCAGCCCAGGGTGCCCTGGAGAACATAAATGCCATTTCTGAAG GTGTAGTTCATGCAGACCTGAAGTTGTTCCTTGAGACGAACCTTCCTCACTCTGGCAAGAAGAAAGCTGTGCTGGGTGTGGGAGATGCCAAAATTGGAGCTGCCTTACAAGAAGAATTTGGCTTTTCCATCCAGACCAGCGGTGTTGTGGCAGAAATAATAAGGG GAATACGCCTGCACTTCCACCTGCTGGTGAAGGGGTTGACTTCTGAGGCGGCCTCCAAGGCCCAACTGGGTCTAGGTCACAGCTACTCCAGAGCAAAGGTCAAATTCAATGTCAACAGGGCGGACAACATGATTATCCAGTCTATTGCTCTGCTGGATCAGCTTGACAAGGACATCAACACTTTCTCCATGCGTGTCCG CGAATGGTACGGTTACCATTTCCCCGAGCTGGTCAAAATCGTGCCCGACAACTCGATGTACTGCCGCCTGGCTCAGCTTATTGGTAACAGGAAGGAGCTGACGGATGAGAGTGTAGAGACTCTGGAGGAAGTGGTCATGGATAACGCCAAGGCCCAGGCCATCCTAGAGGCATCCCGTTCCTCCATGG GAATGGATATTTCCCCCATCGACCTGATCAATATTGAGAGGTTCTCCAATCGTGTGGTGTCTCTGGCTGCCTATCGGCTGGAGCTGCAGGAGTATCTGCGCTCCAAGATGGGCCAAGTGGCTCCAAACCTGGCTGCTTTGATTGGAGATGTG GTGGGTGCCCGTCTGATCTCCCATGCTGGCAGTCTGACCAACCTGGCAAAGTACCCCGCGTCCACCGTCCAAATCCTGGGAGCCGAAAAGGCCCTGTTCAG AGCCCTAAAGACTCGCGGCAACACCCCCAAATACGGCCTGATCTTCCACTCAACCTTCATCGGTCGCGCTGCCGCCAAGAACAAGGGCCGCATTTCCAGATACCTGGCCAACAAGTGTACCATTGCCTCTCGCATCGACTGCTTTTCTG AGTTGCCGTCCAGCGTTTTTGGTGACAAACTGCGTGAACAGGTGGAAGAGCGCCTGTCATTCTACGAGACGGGCGAAGTACCACGCAAGAACGTTGATGTCATGAAAGAGGCTGTGAAGGAG GCTACTGATGTTGCTGTTGAGATGAAGCGCAAGCTGGACAAACAGGAGAAGAAACGCAAGAAGCGTGAAAAGAAGCTGCAAGAGCTCCAAGCAAATGGCGATGCTGAG GTCAACGGAGATGCTGAGACGCCTGTAGCGaaaaagaaacagaaacatGCGGCTGAGGAAACTCCTGCTGCAGAAAATGGAGGTGACACTTCTGCCAAGAAGAAGCGAAAGGCTGAGGCGGAGGAGGCTGATGAGGTAGAGGAGGCCGATGCTCCtgccaaaaagaaaaagaagcgaAAGTCAGAAGCAGCTGATGCGGAGCCAGCAGAGGTTACACCAGTAACTCCAGTGtctgagaagaagaagaaaaagaagaaaaatgcgGAGTGA
- the mlnl gene encoding motilin-like — protein sequence MSVRGAAAGCVVLVCLVALLAERTQGHITFFSPKEMMLMKEREGRKDMEPRSEDGQLEEVTIQQLPQAERGGNPDKTVDITVRLSPEELDHVAPVLEELIHEMVEERQKAK from the exons ATGAGCGTGCGTGGAGCAGCAGCTGGTTGTGTCGTGCTGGTGTGCCTTGTGGCACTGCTGGCTGAGAGGACTCAGGGACACATCACCTTCTTCAGCCCAAAGGAGATGATGCTGATGAAG GAGCGAGAGGGTAGAAAGGACATGGAGCCTCGGTCGGAGGATGGCCAGCTTGAAGAAGTTACTATCCAGCAGCTTCCGCAAGCTGAGCGTGGTGGCAATCCG GATAAAACAGTCGACATCACAGTGCGTCTTTCACCCGAAGAGCTGGACCATGTGGCTCCTGTGCTTGAGGAGCTCATCCATGAAATGGTGGAGGAGCGACAGAAAG ccaagtag